In Acidobacteriota bacterium, the following are encoded in one genomic region:
- a CDS encoding DUF1553 domain-containing protein, giving the protein MKPNRSPILLLGILVAAGSIALRAETSEPELLSVRIVPEAVELEGAGATRQLLVMGSYSDRLERDVTSLSRWEFSDAGVATVSPGGEAEALAEGTTDLTARLGALSVTARLQVKGGAGRPPLSFAWDVERVLTRRGCNDSHCHGGVKGRGGFKLSLYGIYPEEDYRWIVRGGTYQVLSPDPGTEIPRIDREEPEKSLLLRKPSLAEPHQGGLQLPLESDDYKTLLRWVKEGAPFQPAAASRPGVRAIEVYPAEAVLEVGGGQQLLVSALLENGTRKDLTGQVRYLSDNSDVAEVEPDGRLRGLRPGETFVTVRTAGHSTTARVSVIEATLARYPGVPANNFIDRLVFDKLSRLHRIPSELSGDAEFLRRVCLDLTGTLPPPRRTREFLTSSDPAKREKLVDTILQTPEFVDYWTYRLSQLFRVALFENGINLQWTEAYWEWIRGHVAANTPYDRMARERIAAIGYSAPSRHFLPNGEVRYPQNKMAEEVRVFMGRRLDCAECHNHPFEAWSQDQFWGLAAFFGRMNLVGGRGEEVGTVIFEDPTGQEVDLFVKGRSRKVLHPRTREEVFPAFLNGSLLPETDWADPRVKLAQWITAHPYFAEAAVNRIWSYFFGRGIVEPVDDFRAANPPTHPRLLAALAKDFREHDHDLRRMIRTIVGSRTYQLSSRPNRTNREDRTHYSHALPRALDAEVLFDAIATVTGVPLILEQESYGDGEGRLPPGTRAINVKLPDVFRSRILDNYGKAPRSMLPEKRPRPNLSRALHSLAGTTFTEHLAREGGIIDRLMDGGGSDREIIEELYLRALVRLPGEEEREQLEAMVGRHPSRRRALEDLLWGLLNSPEFYHNH; this is encoded by the coding sequence GTGAAGCCAAATCGCAGTCCCATCCTGTTGTTGGGGATCCTGGTCGCAGCCGGATCCATCGCGCTCAGGGCCGAAACTTCCGAGCCGGAGTTGCTGTCGGTCCGGATCGTGCCCGAGGCGGTGGAGCTGGAGGGGGCGGGGGCTACCCGCCAGCTCTTGGTGATGGGCAGCTATAGCGACAGGTTGGAGCGCGACGTGACCTCGCTCAGCCGATGGGAATTCTCCGATGCCGGCGTGGCGACGGTCTCTCCCGGTGGCGAGGCCGAGGCCCTGGCCGAGGGAACTACCGATTTGACGGCTCGCCTGGGTGCTCTGTCGGTCACGGCGCGGCTGCAGGTCAAGGGCGGGGCCGGGCGGCCGCCGCTGAGCTTTGCCTGGGATGTCGAAAGGGTATTGACCCGGCGGGGTTGCAACGACAGCCATTGCCATGGAGGAGTGAAGGGAAGGGGAGGATTCAAGCTGTCTCTCTACGGCATCTACCCGGAGGAGGACTACCGCTGGATCGTCAGGGGAGGGACCTACCAGGTCCTGTCGCCCGATCCGGGAACCGAGATTCCGCGAATCGATCGGGAAGAACCCGAAAAGAGCCTGCTGCTGAGGAAGCCCTCCCTGGCCGAGCCCCATCAGGGTGGACTGCAGTTGCCGTTGGAATCGGATGATTACAAGACGCTGCTGCGGTGGGTGAAGGAGGGAGCGCCTTTTCAGCCGGCGGCAGCCTCGAGACCCGGGGTCAGGGCCATCGAGGTCTACCCGGCCGAGGCCGTGCTGGAGGTGGGAGGCGGGCAGCAGTTGCTGGTCAGCGCGCTGCTCGAGAACGGGACCCGCAAGGACCTCACCGGCCAGGTGCGCTACCTGTCCGACAACAGCGACGTGGCGGAGGTCGAGCCGGACGGCCGACTGCGGGGATTGCGCCCCGGGGAGACCTTCGTGACCGTACGGACGGCCGGCCATTCCACTACCGCCAGGGTCAGCGTCATCGAGGCGACCCTGGCCCGATATCCCGGCGTTCCCGCCAATAACTTCATCGACCGCCTGGTATTCGACAAGCTGAGCCGGCTGCATCGGATCCCCTCCGAGCTTTCCGGCGACGCGGAATTCCTGCGCCGAGTGTGTCTGGATTTGACCGGCACGCTGCCCCCGCCCCGAAGGACCCGTGAGTTTCTGACGAGCAGCGACCCGGCCAAGCGGGAGAAGCTGGTCGATACGATCCTGCAGACCCCCGAGTTCGTGGACTATTGGACCTATCGGTTGTCGCAGCTCTTCCGGGTAGCTCTCTTCGAGAACGGCATCAACCTGCAGTGGACCGAGGCTTACTGGGAGTGGATTCGCGGCCACGTCGCCGCCAACACCCCCTACGACCGGATGGCCCGCGAGCGCATTGCCGCCATCGGCTACAGCGCGCCTTCCAGGCACTTCCTGCCCAATGGGGAGGTGCGCTACCCGCAAAACAAGATGGCCGAAGAGGTCAGGGTCTTCATGGGGCGCCGGCTGGACTGCGCCGAGTGCCACAACCACCCCTTCGAGGCCTGGAGCCAGGACCAGTTCTGGGGGCTGGCCGCATTCTTCGGGCGCATGAACCTGGTGGGAGGCCGGGGGGAGGAGGTCGGCACGGTCATCTTCGAAGACCCGACCGGTCAGGAAGTGGACCTGTTCGTCAAGGGCAGGAGCCGGAAAGTGCTCCATCCACGCACACGGGAGGAGGTGTTTCCGGCCTTCCTGAACGGATCCCTCCTGCCGGAGACGGACTGGGCCGACCCGCGGGTCAAGCTGGCCCAGTGGATCACCGCCCACCCCTATTTCGCCGAGGCGGCGGTCAATCGGATATGGAGCTACTTTTTCGGGCGAGGCATCGTGGAGCCGGTCGACGATTTCCGCGCGGCCAATCCACCGACCCATCCCAGGCTGCTGGCGGCTCTGGCGAAGGACTTCCGGGAACACGACCATGACCTTCGCCGCATGATCAGGACCATCGTCGGCTCCAGGACCTACCAGCTCAGCAGTCGGCCCAACCGAACCAATCGGGAGGACCGCACCCACTACTCTCACGCGCTGCCGCGGGCCCTGGATGCCGAGGTGCTGTTCGACGCCATCGCCACGGTGACGGGGGTTCCCCTCATCCTGGAGCAGGAGAGCTACGGCGACGGCGAGGGCAGGCTGCCGCCCGGCACGCGGGCCATCAACGTCAAGCTGCCCGATGTCTTCCGCTCCCGTATTCTGGACAACTATGGCAAGGCTCCCCGGTCCATGCTTCCGGAGAAGCGGCCGCGTCCCAACCTGAGCAGGGCCCTGCACAGCTTGGCCGGGACGACCTTTACCGAGCATCTGGCCCGTGAGGGGGGCATCATCGACCGATT